TGCCCTGCCCGGCATTGTCATCGCAACGTTGTTCATTACGTTTCCCTTCGTTGCCAGAGAACTGATTCCGTTAATGGAAGATCAGGGCACGAGGGAAGAAGAAGCGGCGGTTACGCTTGGGGCCTCGGGGTGGCGGATTTTCTGGAATGTGACACTTCCCAACATCAAGTGGGGACTGCTGTATGGCATTATTCTGTGTAATGCGCGGGCGATGGGCGAGTTTGGGGCCGTGTCTGTTGTATCGGGACATATTCGCGGGGAGACTAACACCTTGCCGCTGCATGTCGAGATCCTGTATAACGAATATCAATTCTCCGCTTCGTTTGCCGTCGCCTCCTTGTTGCTGATTTTGGCTCTGGCAACGTTGCTGCTCAAGAGCTGGTTGGGTCATAAAACGATTCCCGAAAAGTGATGTAACACTCCTGTATCCATGCCGATCATCTTGGTTTTGAAGAGGGTTCCGAATGAAAATGGATTTTGTTTAAACTTCATGAAAATTCGGATTGACAGCTAATGGAAGCCCTGCTAATGTATAAACCAAGTATATAGGTTGGATAAGAATGAATTATAAGTCGGGTTGGATGACAGCGCACTTGAGGAATATAGCGGGCAGTAGCCCGAGAAGAGGAGGCGGCTCTATGGCTAAGCCGTTAAAAGTGGATGAGGTATGGATGGATCGAATTGCCGGACAACTGAATGACATGGAGTTTGGCTCATTACACATCGTTGTACACGAAGGCCAGATTGTGCAGATGGAGCGCACCGAACGCAAGCGTTTTGAAAATACGCCCTCCGGCAGCGCCTCCAAATCCGGCAGCACTGCACGAAGCAGCTCACCCCGTTCATTGCGCTCATCGAATGCAAGCGCGAAGGGATAGGCTTCATGTAATCCAGGATTGAATTAGGCATAATGCAAAAAATAGTAGAAACCAAAAAAAGAGAAGCCGCCGATTTTGCGGGCTTCTCTTTTTGGTGTTGAATGAACTGAGTCTGATGACACCAAGCCAACCGAGTTAACAGAGAGGTTTACTTTTCAGAAATGGCTCCAGATGTGCGTGGTTTATAGAGGTTTAGCTCTAAATCCAAGTTCTCATCCTCATGTGCTTCTGCAATGCTATTCAATTCCTTATCCGAATCGGTGTGTCCCGCATAGGGGCGATCACTGCGAGAAGGCGTTCCTGTCAGGCTGAAGCCAGAGATGAACAGGATGAGTTGCAATCCCAATGCGTAGGGAGCAGCAGCAAGTCCGATCAGATGAAGCAGCGAGCACATGGCAATTAGAGTAACAAGTGCTTTGGTTACTGTGCCCGATGAACCCTGTCTTGGGCTGGACCAGAGCAGATAACCATAGAACACCGTGATGATCAAGGAAACGAAGCGTATCCATGGCAAAGCATTGAACCATGAATGCCAGAAAGGATACAACAGACCTTGTTGACGAAACACAAAATCAGCGATTAGGTACAGTACAGCTACTACAGCGGTGGGCTCGGCAGCTGGACGAATGACATTCCAGATCGCTCTTCCCCACTGGTCAGGATGTGCGTATCGATTCAATGCATCGGACAATGCTGCACTCTCTCGTTCCAGAGCCCTGTGCATCAATGCCAGTCGAGCGGGATCAACATCGATAATACAGCTGCGGATCTGATCCTGAAGCTGTGGAGACAGATGCACTGCGGCTCTGCAGGACAGCATGGCCGTTAATAATTCATGATGCTCATGTTCCGTTATAGCAACTTTCCGTTGTTCTTTGGCTGTGAGTTGTCCCAGTAGGGTTGTACTTATGTATAATGTATCTCGTATCGCGTGCATTCGCCTGTCACGGCTTCGTCTGACCTCAGTGGCTGACCACACGTAGAGTCCAAGCAGCACAGTGATCATTCCGAGTAGTACCGCCACGAAGCCCGGATATGAGAATAGAGCAAGCATCCAGCGTTGAAGCACAATGGTTCCTCCTTTGCAAAAACTGTAGTGTAGCATGAAACACGGTTCACATAAGCTTTCTCTCACTATTACACAGGAATTGCGTGAATTCAAGCAGGAACAGTAGGAATTTACTGTCATAAGAAGGACCACGGCACCCATGCAAAGAAGATGTAATTTCCATGAATTTTTTAATTCTACACATAATTATAGATTTAATAGGAAGGGAGCATGATCAATGGACCAGATCAACATTGAACACACACCGCCCTCAACAGCAGAATACCTTGCGTTACGGAAAAGCGCAGGTCTTAGTGCGATGAGCAAGGAGGGGGCGGAGATTGGGCTGCCCAATAGTCTTTTTGCCGTATGTCTGCGTGAAGAAAATGAAATCGTAGGCATGGGCCGGGTCATCGGGGACGGAGGTTGCTTCTTTCAGGTGGTGGATATCGCCGTGCGCCCGGATCAGCAGGGAAGAGGATATGGCAAATTGATTATGAGCGAGATCATGAATTATTTGCGCGAACATGTGCCTGCTCGTGGCTTGGTTAGCCTGCTGGCTGACGTTCCTGCCGATCGTCTGTACGCTCAATTCGGCTTCACCTACACCAGTCCGAAATCGGAAGGCATGTGGTGGAGACAAGGGGAATAGAGCGGAAATAAGCTGAGTTAAGCCTGTTTAAATAAAATTAGCCTTATATATGGGAAATAGCCTATCAATACCTCATTCGTGTATCCAACTAATTAAACCTTTGGTTATCCATAGGTTTTTTTGCTTTACATCCATTTATTTACAAGTATAATGTAATTTAAATACAATTTACGATTTACGATTTACAAAATACGATAATCATAATAAATGCAGAATGGAGGAGACAAAATTGGATAAAGACCAGCGGACTCAATTTAATCGAATGGTGGAACGGTCCATGGAGCAAGCCAGCAGAAACCTATCGGGAACCAAGGGGGTTGTCTCCGTAAGATTAAGTCAGGAAGAGATTGATATTATTGATCAGCTTGTATTTCTTGAACTGGCCAAGAACCGATCTGATGCAACGGCGATGTTAATCAGGGAAGGGATTCGGACTCATCAATCGTTATTGAACGAGATTCAGGAGTATACGGCAGAGCTTGAGCGGGTAAAGGCCAAAATACAACAGTCCATTCGCAATTCAGGTTTGTTGACACGTCTGCAAAGTGAAACTGGAAGTGAGATCGAAGTGAAAGGAGAGAGAGTGAATGAAACAGACGAAAAATGAAATCCATAACGACAGTTATGGATCTGTTCTGCGTCTTCCATCTTTTTGTGTACTTCTTGCAGGCAGGCT
This window of the Paenibacillus marchantiae genome carries:
- a CDS encoding YezD family protein; protein product: MAKPLKVDEVWMDRIAGQLNDMEFGSLHIVVHEGQIVQMERTERKRFENTPSGSASKSGSTARSSSPRSLRSSNASAKG
- a CDS encoding GNAT family N-acetyltransferase, producing the protein MDQINIEHTPPSTAEYLALRKSAGLSAMSKEGAEIGLPNSLFAVCLREENEIVGMGRVIGDGGCFFQVVDIAVRPDQQGRGYGKLIMSEIMNYLREHVPARGLVSLLADVPADRLYAQFGFTYTSPKSEGMWWRQGE
- a CDS encoding ribbon-helix-helix domain-containing protein, which translates into the protein MDKDQRTQFNRMVERSMEQASRNLSGTKGVVSVRLSQEEIDIIDQLVFLELAKNRSDATAMLIREGIRTHQSLLNEIQEYTAELERVKAKIQQSIRNSGLLTRLQSETGSEIEVKGERVNETDEK